In one Dermatophilaceae bacterium Sec6.4 genomic region, the following are encoded:
- a CDS encoding ROK family transcriptional regulator yields the protein MATRSSSTALAAHRALLLDGIRAAGQISRAALARRTGLNAATVTVVVRGLINDGLIVESGRAASTGGKPAVLLSLGIESRFAVGVHLDHTATTYVLADLSGHVVARWSRRGGTDTQDPQQVVQRMAADVTALVTQVGLTLERLTGVGLVSPGPATTATGIALSTPEMQPWIEFPLVDALAAATGLPVVLGNDATAAAIGEFWAGALDPTSVFAAVYMGTGIGAGILASGHPIVGASGNAGEIGHICVVRNGLPCWCGSNGCLETVASAGAIVQAAQRAGCDLSGALIDEQFAAAARAAMNGHPAAARIFDRAADDVAVAVHTLTNILDLDQVILTGPAFAVAGPLFLPAIQQRLEQTFFARGAHPVTVSISSNATDAAATGAAAMVLQSELAPQSSASGLSLIISDPDRGISAGGSSAGAVPEAAAAK from the coding sequence ATGGCGACCAGGTCATCCAGCACGGCGTTGGCCGCCCATCGCGCGCTGCTGCTCGATGGGATCCGGGCAGCCGGACAGATCAGTCGCGCTGCTCTTGCGCGGCGCACGGGTCTGAATGCAGCCACCGTGACCGTCGTCGTACGCGGGCTGATCAACGACGGCCTGATCGTCGAGTCCGGCCGGGCAGCCTCGACCGGTGGCAAGCCGGCTGTGCTGCTCAGCCTCGGCATCGAGTCGCGTTTCGCGGTCGGCGTACATCTGGACCACACCGCGACCACCTACGTTCTGGCCGATCTGTCCGGGCATGTGGTGGCCCGCTGGTCACGCCGGGGCGGCACCGACACCCAGGACCCGCAGCAGGTGGTGCAGCGGATGGCTGCGGACGTGACGGCTCTGGTCACGCAGGTCGGCCTGACCCTCGAACGACTGACCGGTGTCGGTCTGGTCTCCCCCGGACCGGCGACCACGGCAACCGGTATTGCGTTGTCCACGCCGGAGATGCAGCCGTGGATCGAATTCCCGCTCGTGGACGCGCTGGCGGCCGCAACCGGCCTCCCGGTTGTCCTGGGAAATGATGCCACCGCGGCTGCCATCGGTGAGTTCTGGGCGGGGGCGCTGGACCCGACGAGCGTGTTCGCAGCCGTCTACATGGGCACCGGGATAGGCGCCGGAATTCTTGCATCGGGTCATCCGATCGTCGGTGCCAGCGGCAACGCCGGCGAGATCGGGCACATCTGCGTGGTGCGCAACGGGTTGCCCTGCTGGTGCGGTAGCAACGGCTGCCTGGAGACGGTGGCGAGCGCCGGTGCAATCGTGCAGGCGGCGCAGCGCGCCGGCTGCGATCTGAGCGGGGCATTGATCGACGAGCAGTTCGCCGCAGCCGCGCGAGCCGCTATGAACGGCCACCCCGCAGCTGCCCGGATCTTCGACCGTGCTGCAGATGACGTAGCCGTCGCCGTGCACACCCTGACCAACATCCTCGATCTCGACCAGGTGATCCTGACCGGACCTGCGTTCGCGGTCGCCGGTCCGCTGTTCCTGCCTGCCATTCAGCAGCGTCTGGAGCAGACGTTTTTCGCCCGCGGAGCGCACCCGGTCACCGTGAGCATCTCCTCGAACGCAACCGATGCAGCGGCCACCGGCGCCGCAGCGATGGTGTTGCAGAGCGAGCTCGCTCCACAGAGTTCGGCCTCCGGCCTGTCCCTGATCATCTCCGACCCGGATCGCGGAATCTCGGCCGGCGGAAGCTCCGCCGGAGCAGTCCCCGAAGCAGCGGCCGCGAAGTGA
- a CDS encoding extracellular solute-binding protein, with protein MATFFEPLGTTAEMGKKYRFADAIANAGKVYGLATFGDANGIVYNKKIFKQAGITSEPTTPGQLITDLKAVKAKTAATPYYTNYKDGWPLAWPAGTMGAVSGDVNANVKMASNPTPWAAGSEMNTLDNLLYTMVKDKLTEKDPTTTNWETSKSLLATGKIAMMPLGSWALPQMQLASKTAGTDPADVGFMPMPFQTNGKSNVPIGPDWTQGVSVHSSNKKAAMAWVTWFTDKSGYYKPNGGVPTLKSLPLPDSLTSLKGANILQMVPSPKSTAVDKQSEIAITQPDPYRKLVDSARGASGTTEQQLFDQWNKAWGAAIKSVG; from the coding sequence CTGGCCACCTTCTTCGAACCGCTCGGCACAACGGCTGAGATGGGCAAGAAGTACCGTTTTGCGGACGCGATTGCCAATGCCGGCAAGGTCTACGGGCTCGCTACATTCGGCGACGCAAACGGCATCGTCTACAACAAGAAGATCTTCAAACAGGCCGGCATCACCTCCGAGCCCACCACGCCCGGTCAGCTGATCACCGACCTGAAGGCTGTCAAGGCCAAGACGGCAGCCACTCCCTACTACACGAACTACAAAGACGGCTGGCCGTTGGCGTGGCCCGCTGGGACGATGGGCGCCGTCAGTGGCGACGTCAATGCGAACGTGAAGATGGCTTCCAACCCCACGCCGTGGGCCGCTGGATCCGAGATGAACACGCTCGACAACCTGCTGTACACCATGGTCAAGGACAAGCTGACCGAGAAGGACCCGACCACAACGAACTGGGAAACCTCCAAGTCACTGCTGGCAACCGGCAAGATCGCCATGATGCCGCTCGGGTCGTGGGCTCTGCCGCAGATGCAGCTGGCCTCCAAGACCGCCGGTACCGACCCCGCCGACGTCGGCTTCATGCCGATGCCGTTCCAGACCAATGGCAAGTCCAATGTGCCGATCGGGCCGGACTGGACCCAGGGTGTCAGCGTGCACTCCAGCAACAAGAAGGCCGCCATGGCCTGGGTCACCTGGTTCACCGACAAGTCCGGTTACTACAAGCCCAATGGTGGCGTTCCGACCTTGAAGTCGCTGCCGCTGCCCGACAGTCTGACGTCGCTGAAGGGCGCGAACATCCTGCAGATGGTGCCTTCGCCCAAGTCAACTGCGGTCGACAAGCAGTCCGAGATCGCCATCACCCAGCCGGACCCGTACCGCAAGCTCGTCGACTCTGCCCGCGGTGCCTCGGGCACGACGGAGCAGCAGTTGTTCGACCAGTGGAACAAGGCGTGGGGCGCCGCGATCAAGTCCGTCGGCTGA
- a CDS encoding sugar ABC transporter permease, which yields MLSRTQDRSARKAKSRRKGRGGVSGSKVTPYLFLLVPVVLLVVFTYIPVVNLFWYSVTSWDGLSPSKPFVGLTNYEDFFTRPELFRVFFVSLYYIGASVLQMGLALYFATILSFNTKFKNLFKGILFFPYLINGVAVSYIFLFFFQPGGTLDSVLGVVGIHNTLLWLGNPHIVNVSLAGASIWRFMGLNFVLFLGAIQSIPTDIYEAAELDGANRWHQFRYIIAPGIKPIISLTFILAIAGSLSAFELPFIMLDGANGSATFVIQTIKIAFQDNKVGLASAMAVVLLAIVLIITWVQRKLVPDEDVSLS from the coding sequence GTGCTGTCGCGCACCCAGGACAGGAGTGCGCGTAAAGCGAAAAGCCGTCGCAAGGGCCGCGGCGGGGTCAGTGGCTCGAAAGTAACCCCGTATCTGTTTCTGCTCGTTCCCGTGGTGCTGCTGGTTGTATTCACCTACATCCCGGTCGTCAATCTGTTCTGGTACTCGGTCACCAGCTGGGACGGGCTGAGCCCGAGCAAACCTTTTGTCGGCCTGACCAATTATGAAGATTTCTTTACCCGGCCTGAATTGTTCAGGGTCTTCTTCGTGTCGCTGTACTACATCGGCGCGTCGGTGCTCCAGATGGGCCTCGCGCTGTATTTCGCCACAATTCTCAGTTTCAACACGAAGTTCAAGAACCTTTTCAAGGGAATTCTCTTCTTTCCCTATTTGATCAACGGCGTCGCCGTGTCGTACATCTTCCTGTTCTTCTTCCAGCCCGGTGGGACGCTCGACTCCGTGCTCGGCGTGGTCGGTATCCACAACACCCTGCTGTGGCTCGGCAATCCGCACATTGTGAACGTTTCCCTCGCCGGTGCATCGATCTGGCGGTTCATGGGGCTGAACTTCGTGCTGTTCCTCGGAGCCATCCAGTCGATCCCGACGGATATCTACGAGGCGGCCGAACTGGACGGCGCCAACCGCTGGCACCAGTTCCGGTACATCATTGCGCCGGGTATCAAGCCGATCATCAGCCTGACCTTCATCCTGGCGATTGCCGGCAGTCTGTCGGCCTTCGAACTGCCGTTCATCATGCTCGACGGTGCCAACGGGTCGGCCACCTTCGTCATCCAGACCATCAAGATCGCTTTCCAGGACAACAAGGTCGGGCTCGCCTCGGCAATGGCCGTCGTCCTGCTGGCCATCGTGCTGATCATTACCTGGGTCCAACGCAAGCTCGTGCCAGATGAGGATGTGTCCCTTTCATGA
- a CDS encoding carbohydrate ABC transporter permease codes for MKSSHSIKSRAAATGKYTSLVVYSLITLVPLVVLVITSLKTKKDYATSGPLDLPRHVTFANFKYAFVQGDMASAFINTTIILVISTVASIIIGTMAAYAISRFNFRFKKTVVAAFLLAALVPAVTTQVATFQVVNALGVYDTRKAAIILFTSTDIVSIYIFIQFMRSIPISLDEAAKLDGCNHFTIYRKIILPLLRPAIATVVIIKGIAIYNEFYIPYLYMPDQNLGVVSTSLQRFIGPRGTEWEQLSAGALIVIVPTLVIFLVLQKQIYNGISAGATK; via the coding sequence ATGAAAAGCTCCCACAGCATCAAGTCTCGCGCCGCCGCAACCGGTAAATACACGAGCCTGGTTGTCTATTCGCTGATAACCCTCGTGCCGCTGGTCGTTCTCGTCATCACGTCGCTGAAGACAAAGAAGGACTACGCGACCAGTGGGCCGCTGGACCTGCCACGACATGTGACGTTCGCCAACTTCAAATATGCATTCGTGCAGGGCGACATGGCCAGCGCCTTCATCAATACGACGATCATCCTGGTCATCTCGACCGTGGCTTCCATCATCATCGGGACGATGGCCGCCTATGCGATCAGCCGATTCAATTTCCGCTTCAAGAAGACGGTGGTGGCGGCCTTCCTGCTGGCCGCGCTGGTGCCGGCCGTGACGACGCAGGTTGCCACGTTCCAGGTTGTCAATGCGCTCGGGGTCTACGACACCCGTAAAGCTGCGATCATCCTCTTCACAAGTACCGATATCGTCTCGATCTACATCTTCATCCAGTTCATGCGCTCCATTCCGATTTCGCTGGACGAGGCTGCCAAGTTGGATGGGTGTAACCACTTCACCATCTACCGCAAGATCATCCTCCCGTTGTTGCGGCCGGCGATTGCCACCGTGGTCATCATCAAGGGCATCGCGATCTACAACGAGTTCTACATTCCGTATCTGTACATGCCCGACCAGAACCTCGGTGTCGTCTCCACGTCGCTGCAGCGCTTCATCGGGCCCAGAGGCACCGAGTGGGAGCAACTATCGGCCGGCGCGCTCATCGTCATCGTGCCCACGCTCGTCATCTTTCTGGTGCTGCAGAAGCAGATCTACAACGGCATATCGGCCGGCGCGACCAAGTAG
- a CDS encoding glycoside hydrolase family 2 TIM barrel-domain containing protein has product MKRTQLHDNWTMQAGGGSVPDAVAHRTIPAAVPGCAHTDLMSAGLMPDPYLDMVEDEVVWAHRANWTYERPIDIARAAPDERVDLVFEGLDTVATVRLGDTELGRTRNQHRTYRFDVRDHAGAGDATLQVAFASALIHAEEEESRVGARPRVYPTPMNMVRKMACSFGWDWGPNLQTAGIWRPVLLERWRTARLESVRPIVSVDPDGSACVLVHVDVERSGLEGSGTQGAGTQGAGTQKAESALTVDVRLSRGSDMEHGTWNASVEIPAGSSAGSATVVVTDPQLWWPVGYGQQPLYDLDVTLSSTDADAGNADTDNAALDTWHRRIGLRTVTLDTDPDDHGTSFVLRVNGEPVFVRGANWIPDDHFVSRITRDRLDRRITQAVGANLNLLRVWGGGIYESEDFYDLCDEAGIMVWQDFLLACAAYPEEEPHRSEFEAEAREHVARLTPHPSLVIWNGGNENIWGFEDWGWREPLAGRTWGLGYYTELFPSIVAELDPSRPYCPGSPFSPGSQHPNDPDHGTHHEWEVWNRTDYTNYRGDIPRFCSEFGFQAPPAWSTLQRAVRNADGSPLSKSDPVWLLHQKAEEGNDKLDRGLEPHLGVPQDFADWHWATQLNQARAVAHAVTHYRSWWPRTAGSIVWQLNDCWPVTSWAAIDGDERLKPLWWGLRAAYADRVLSVQPRTDPATGESALMVAVINDSALPWTGTLQASRQTLAGENLAQMTSVVDVAARSVQLVPVPEDVQNPGDPRGEVLVVQLADPSAESDVPAGDVHCWVEDLELALDPSAAQIDVVAVEGGYRLTVHALSLVKDLMVLADRVDPEATVDAGLITLPAGTSVTVTVHSPRSGLTQALTARSVVRSANDLQSQHVAAPV; this is encoded by the coding sequence ATGAAACGCACGCAGTTGCACGACAACTGGACCATGCAGGCCGGCGGAGGATCAGTCCCGGATGCCGTCGCCCACCGGACCATCCCTGCTGCGGTGCCCGGTTGTGCCCACACCGATCTGATGTCGGCGGGGCTGATGCCCGATCCCTATCTCGACATGGTCGAGGACGAGGTCGTGTGGGCGCATCGCGCGAACTGGACCTACGAACGTCCGATCGACATTGCCCGGGCCGCACCCGACGAGCGGGTCGACCTTGTCTTCGAGGGGTTGGACACGGTGGCCACGGTGCGCCTGGGTGACACCGAGCTGGGTCGGACCCGTAACCAGCACCGCACGTATCGGTTCGATGTACGCGATCACGCGGGAGCGGGTGACGCCACCCTGCAGGTCGCTTTCGCCTCGGCCCTGATCCACGCGGAGGAAGAGGAAAGCCGCGTCGGTGCCCGGCCGCGGGTCTACCCCACGCCGATGAACATGGTGCGCAAGATGGCCTGCAGTTTCGGCTGGGACTGGGGCCCCAACCTGCAGACCGCAGGAATCTGGCGCCCCGTCCTGCTCGAGCGTTGGCGGACGGCTCGGCTGGAGTCGGTACGCCCGATCGTCAGCGTCGACCCGGACGGGAGCGCCTGCGTGCTGGTGCATGTCGACGTCGAGCGCTCCGGTCTGGAAGGTTCGGGGACGCAGGGTGCCGGGACGCAGGGTGCCGGGACGCAGAAAGCCGAATCGGCGCTCACCGTCGACGTTCGACTGTCCCGAGGGTCCGACATGGAGCACGGCACTTGGAACGCATCGGTTGAAATACCCGCAGGATCCTCGGCGGGCTCGGCCACGGTGGTCGTGACCGACCCGCAGCTGTGGTGGCCGGTCGGATACGGACAACAACCGCTCTACGACCTCGATGTCACCCTGTCCAGTACTGACGCGGATGCCGGAAATGCAGATACCGACAACGCGGCGCTGGACACCTGGCACCGTCGGATCGGCCTGCGGACAGTCACGCTGGACACTGATCCGGACGACCACGGCACCTCCTTCGTGCTGCGGGTCAATGGCGAGCCGGTCTTCGTACGCGGCGCCAACTGGATCCCGGACGACCACTTCGTCAGCCGCATCACCCGGGACCGCCTGGACCGACGGATCACCCAGGCCGTGGGCGCGAATCTCAACCTGCTGCGGGTGTGGGGCGGCGGGATCTACGAGTCCGAGGACTTCTACGACCTGTGCGACGAGGCCGGGATCATGGTCTGGCAGGACTTCCTGCTGGCCTGCGCGGCCTACCCCGAGGAGGAGCCGCACCGCAGCGAATTCGAGGCCGAGGCCCGCGAGCACGTTGCGCGGCTCACCCCCCATCCGAGCCTGGTGATCTGGAACGGCGGCAACGAGAACATCTGGGGGTTCGAGGACTGGGGTTGGCGCGAGCCGCTGGCCGGTCGGACCTGGGGCCTCGGTTACTACACGGAGCTGTTCCCCAGCATCGTTGCCGAGCTGGACCCGAGTCGGCCGTACTGCCCCGGTAGCCCGTTCTCGCCCGGTAGTCAGCACCCGAATGATCCCGACCACGGCACCCACCACGAGTGGGAGGTCTGGAACCGGACCGACTACACCAACTACCGGGGCGACATCCCCCGGTTCTGCTCGGAATTCGGCTTCCAGGCGCCGCCGGCATGGAGCACCCTGCAGCGAGCGGTGCGTAACGCCGACGGTTCGCCGCTGTCCAAGAGCGACCCCGTCTGGCTGCTGCACCAGAAAGCCGAGGAGGGTAACGACAAGCTGGACCGTGGTCTGGAACCACACCTCGGTGTGCCGCAGGACTTCGCGGACTGGCACTGGGCCACCCAGTTGAACCAGGCACGGGCCGTCGCGCATGCGGTCACCCACTACCGGTCCTGGTGGCCCCGCACTGCGGGATCCATCGTGTGGCAACTCAACGACTGCTGGCCGGTCACTTCCTGGGCGGCGATCGACGGCGACGAACGGCTCAAGCCGCTGTGGTGGGGGTTGCGCGCCGCGTATGCCGACCGCGTCCTGTCCGTGCAGCCGCGCACCGACCCGGCCACCGGTGAGAGTGCTCTGATGGTTGCCGTCATCAATGACTCGGCACTGCCCTGGACCGGCACGCTGCAGGCGTCCCGCCAGACGTTGGCGGGTGAGAATCTCGCACAGATGACGTCCGTGGTGGACGTCGCTGCGCGCTCCGTGCAGCTCGTGCCGGTGCCCGAGGACGTGCAGAATCCCGGTGACCCACGCGGTGAGGTCCTCGTCGTACAGCTGGCGGACCCGTCAGCTGAGTCCGACGTGCCGGCGGGTGATGTGCACTGCTGGGTCGAAGACCTCGAGCTGGCCCTGGACCCGTCGGCGGCACAGATCGATGTCGTGGCTGTCGAGGGTGGATACCGCCTCACCGTGCACGCCCTGTCACTGGTCAAGGACCTGATGGTGCTGGCCGACCGGGTGGACCCCGAGGCAACTGTCGATGCCGGCCTGATCACGCTGCCGGCCGGTACGTCGGTCACCGTGACGGTGCACTCGCCCCGGTCCGGCCTCACGCAGGCACTGACCGCGCGGTCGGTCGTGCGCAGCGCCAACGACCTGCAGTCCCAACATGTTGCGGCGCCGGTCTGA
- a CDS encoding sugar kinase, translated as MVTIGEAMVGLLADDGCDLTLSRRFERQVVGAEANVAIGLARLGRRVGFIGRVGADAFGDGLVRGLRAEGIDVSHLVHDGQHATGVLFRDVCVDRPIQVAYYRSGSAGAALCPADIDEQYLADARLLHLTGITPILSDTAWAATRAALAAAKSAGTAVVFDPNLRRTLCPDAVAVPRLREIIGGTDVLLVGLEELHALVGDGHQMQDAARLLLTEGPEVVVVKDGIRGCWAFDRDGSFHQPAWQVTALDPVGAGDAFAAGFIHAWLDELPVPRALVTAAVTAALCVSTRGDSAGLPFARDVAAVELGAIDVRR; from the coding sequence GTGGTCACCATCGGGGAGGCCATGGTCGGCCTGCTCGCCGACGACGGATGCGACCTGACCCTCTCGCGGCGCTTCGAGCGGCAGGTGGTCGGGGCCGAGGCAAACGTCGCCATCGGCCTGGCCCGGTTGGGACGCCGGGTCGGCTTCATCGGTCGGGTCGGTGCCGATGCCTTCGGTGACGGGCTCGTTCGTGGGCTGCGCGCAGAGGGGATCGACGTGTCGCACCTGGTCCACGACGGCCAGCACGCGACGGGCGTTCTGTTCCGCGATGTCTGTGTCGACCGGCCGATCCAGGTGGCGTACTACCGCTCCGGTTCCGCAGGTGCTGCACTGTGCCCGGCCGATATCGACGAGCAGTACCTGGCCGACGCCCGACTGTTGCACCTGACCGGCATCACACCCATCCTGAGCGATACGGCGTGGGCGGCGACGCGGGCAGCCCTCGCCGCAGCGAAAAGTGCTGGAACAGCCGTGGTCTTCGACCCCAACCTGCGGCGGACCCTCTGCCCGGATGCAGTCGCAGTGCCCAGGCTGCGCGAAATCATCGGCGGCACCGACGTCCTACTGGTCGGACTCGAGGAGTTGCATGCGCTGGTCGGCGACGGCCACCAGATGCAGGACGCGGCACGTCTGCTGCTGACCGAAGGTCCCGAGGTCGTCGTCGTGAAAGACGGCATCCGGGGGTGCTGGGCCTTCGACCGGGACGGGTCCTTCCACCAGCCGGCCTGGCAGGTGACGGCGCTCGATCCGGTCGGCGCGGGCGATGCCTTCGCCGCTGGTTTCATCCACGCCTGGCTCGACGAACTGCCGGTCCCACGAGCTCTCGTCACCGCAGCCGTCACTGCCGCCTTGTGTGTATCGACCCGCGGTGACAGCGCCGGGCTGCCCTTCGCGCGGGACGTGGCCGCCGTCGAGCTGGGGGCGATCGATGTCAGACGTTGA